Proteins from a genomic interval of Trifolium pratense cultivar HEN17-A07 linkage group LG6, ARS_RC_1.1, whole genome shotgun sequence:
- the LOC123890563 gene encoding probable polyribonucleotide nucleotidyltransferase 1, chloroplastic → MLACSTFHGPSTFHRHSQPSKFLLSKPILFSPRPRFTTFGGKLKFRSLFSSKNRRHSFGIKASVDSSSEVLESIDVDGPHIGPQRYSVKIPVGDRHILVETGHMGRQASGSVTVTDGETVLYTTVCLSDTPSEPSDFFPLSVNYQERFSAAGRTSGGFFKREGKTKDHEVLICRLIDRPLRPTMPKGFYHETQILSWVLSYDGMHIPDSLAVTAAGIALALSEVPMSKAVAGVRVGLVGDKYIVNPTNEEMENSELDLMLAGTDSAILMIEGYGNFLPEEKLLKAVEVGQDAVRAICNEVEALVKKCGKPKMIDAIKLPPPELYKHVEEIAGDELIKALQIRNKIPRRKALSSLEEKVLKILTENGYVANDSAPSSNAETIAEILEDEDEDEEVIVDGEVDEGDVHIKPTPRKPTPLFSEVDVKLVFKEVTSMFWRKRIVEGGKRSDGRTPHEIRPINSSCGLLPRAHGSALFTRGETQSLAVATLGDSKMAQRVDNLIGVDDYKRFYLQYSFPPSCVGEVGRIGAPSRREIGHGMLAERSLETILPSDKDFPYTIRVESTITESNGSSSMASVCGGCLALQDAGVPIKCSIAGIAMGLVLDTKEFGGDGTPLILSDITGSEDASGDMDFKVAGNENGITAFQMDIKVGGITLPIMKEALLQARDGRKHILGEMMKCSPPPAKSLSMYAPLIHIMKVRPDKVNLIIGSGGKKVRSIIEQSGIEGIDAEDDGTVKIFARDLAGLEKSKAIISNLTMVPNIGDIYRNCEIKSIVPYGVFVEIAPGREGLCHISELSSGWLAKPEDAFKVGDRIDVKLKEINEKGQLRLSYRAMLPDADSDSSNSSDEGSSEEVTSLTNAGLVEDKVKTPKGTASSKRSSEDNSVLPSKKFIRRSVSPSQEKPISNKDKIKKSGNKAVSSVSSKDENSLVGDEA, encoded by the exons ATGCTAGCATGTAGCACCTTCCATGGCCCTTCCACATTCCACCGCCATTCTCAACCTTCTAAATTCCTACTCTCCAAGCCTATCCTCTTCTCTCCTCGTCCTCGCTTCACCACTTTCGGTGGTAAATTAAAGTTCCGTTCTCTGTTTTCCAGTAAAAATCGCCGTCACAGTTTCGGTATCAAAGCTTCTGTTGACTCATCGTCGGAGGTTTTAGAGTCAATTGATGTTGATGGCCCGCACATTGGACCACAACGGTATTCCGTCAAGATTCCCGTTGGTGATAGacat ATTTTGGTTGAGACTGGTCATATGGGAAGGCAAGCAAGTGGTTCTGTTACTGTTACGGATGGAGAGACT GTTTTGTACACCACTGTTTGTTTGTCTGATACTCCTAGCGAGCCATCCGATTTTTTCCCTCTTTCTGTGAATTATCAAGAGCGTTTTTCAGCTGCTGGTCGCACTAG CGGAGGTTTTTTTAAACGAGAAGGAAAGACAAAGGATCACGAG GTTCTTATTTGTAGATTAATTGATAGGCCTCTGCGTCCTACTATGCCTAAGGGCTTCTACCACGAAACTCAAATATTATCTTGG GTTTTAAGCTATGATGGAATGCATATCCCCGATTCCTTGGCTGTCACTGCAGCTGGCATAGCACT TGCACTTTCAGAAGTGCCTATGTCAAAAGCAGTTGCTGGAGTTCGAGTTGGTCTCGTTGGTGATAAGTATATAGTAAATCCTACAAATGAGGAGATGGAAAACTCTGAGTTGGACCTCATGCTGGCTGGCACAGATAGTGCAATATTGATGATAGAG GGTTATGGGAATTTTCTTCCAGAAGAGAAGCTACTTAAAGCTGTAGAAGTTGGTCAG GATGCAGTGCGAGCAATCTGTAATGAGGTAGAAGCCTTGGTCAAGAAATGTGGGAAGCCAAAGATGATTGATGCCATCAAGTTACCTCCTCCAGAGCTTTATAAACATGTTGAG GAAATTGCTGGTGATGAGTTGATAAAAGCTCTTCAAATTAGAAACAAAATACCAAGAAGGAAAGCCCTTTCATCATTAGAAGAAAAGGTTCTTAAGATACTTACAGAAAATGGGTATGTCGCAAATGATTCAGCACCAAGTAGTAATGCTGAAACCATCGCAGAGATTCTTGAGGATGAGGATGAAGACGAGGAAGTAATTGTTGATGGTGAAGTTGATGAAGGTGATGTTCATATAAAGCCCACTCCACGCAAACCAACACCTTTA TTTTCTGAGGTAGATGTGAAGTTGGTATTTAAAGAAGTTACCTCCATGTTTTGGAGGAAACGTATAGTGGAG GGAGGGAAAAGGAGCGACGGGAGAACGCCACACGAAATCCGACCAATTAACTCAAGTTGTGGCCTATTGCCTAGAGCACACGGAAGTGCTCTGTTTACGAGGGGCGAGACACAG TCGCTAGCTGTTGCTACACTCGGAGATAGCAAGATGGCACAACGAGTAGACAATCTTATAGGTGTTGATGATTACAAAAGGTTCTATCTGCAG TATTCGTTTCCTCCCTCGTGTGTTGGGGAGGTTGGCCGGATTGGTGCACCGAGTAGAAGAGAAATTGGTCACGGGATGCTTGCTGAGAGATCCCTTGAAACAATTTTGCCTTCTGATAAAGATTTCCCTTACACTATTCGTGTTGAGAGTACTATCACAGAAAGCAATGGTTCTTCAAG cATGGCATCTGTTTGTGGAGGTTGCTTAGCCTTGCAAGATGCTGGGGTTCCTATTAAATGCTCTATTGCTGGAATTGCAATGGGTTTGGTTCTTGATACCAAGGAATTTGGTGGAGATGGAACTCCGCTTATTCTGTCTGACATAACTGGATCGGAAGATGCATCTGGAGATATGGATTTTAAG GTTGCTGGGAATGAAAATGGCATAACTGCATTTCAGATGGACATTAAG GTGGGTGGAATTACTTTGCCCATCATGAAAGAAGCACTGCTACAGGCAAGAGACGGCAGGAAACACATACTTG GAGAAATGATGAAATGCTCGCCCCCTCCAGCAAAAAGCCTTTCCATGTATGCTCCTCTGATTCACATTATGAAG gttAGACCCGATAAAGTAAATCTTATAATCGGTTCCGGTGGGAAAAAAGTGAGGAGCATTATTGAGCAATCTGGAATAGAGGGTATTGATGCTGAAGATGACGGCACT GTGAAAATATTTGCGAGAGATTTGGCTGGTTTAGAGAAGTCTAAGGCTATCATTAGTAATTTAACAATGGTTCCAAATATTGGTGATATATATAG GAACTGTGAAATAAAATCAATAGTTCCATATGGAGTTTTTGTAGAGATAGCACCTGGACGAGAG GGACTTTGCCATATTAGTGAACTGAGTTCAGGTTGGCTAGCTAAGCCAGAAGAT GCTTTCAAGGTGGGAGATCGTATTGATGTAAAACTCAAAGAG ATAAATGAAAAGGGACAGTTGCGTCTAAGTTACCGAGCAATGCTTCCAGATGCAGATTCAGACAGTTCAAATTCAAGTGATGAGGGTTCGTCGGAAGAAGTTACCAGCCTGACAAATGCTGGTTTAGTTGAAGATAAGGTTAAGACACCTAAAGGCACAGCCTCATCTAAAAGAAGTTCAGAGGACAATTCTGTACTTCCATCAAAAAAGTTTATCAGGAGATCGGTAAGCCCTTCCCAAGAGAAGCCGATCTCGAACAAAGACAAGATAAAGAAGAGCGGCAACAAAGCAGTCAGCAGTGTCTCTAGCAAAGATGAAAATAGTTTGGTTGGTGACGAGGCATAA
- the LOC123890568 gene encoding protein EMSY-LIKE 3-like: MTDLLSSLVTDPNGMRVAVNMEQNIHCLEIHAYSSLLKAFIAQSELLTWGKEELLTEIRKELRIADSEHGEILTRINSDETVKWIREQRKMASHSHAQAYNNANTTGCPSAPIGNSVIRLKAPPSIASYPRKNIPHSQDSLSSIQIPSSMPLSKIGRNVTVLKYNDNLTTVQFVHGNAEPPKEMFNYDAQLSPIGRGSVPKGNCQFVHGSVEPPKEMFNYDAQLPPPGGRESMAKGNCQFVHGNAEPPKEKFNYGVQLPPSGRGSVPKGNYHNKQPFHPSEPPMLNNKSDVIRLRPTHRVIHGVENMLFNRENPEPVAIERAKQTLHEQERDLLEAIGKLENVLEDDDEAPQNLQNDSGRTRNDGPCRGNIS; encoded by the exons ATGACTGACCTCTTGAGTTCATTGGTTACAGATCCTAATGGGATGAGGGTTGCAGTGAACATGGAACAGAATATTCACTGTCTGGAAATTCATGCTTACAGTTCCTTGTTGAAGGCTTTTATTGCTCAATCAGAACTTCTTACTTGG GGAAAAGAGGAGCTCTTGACTGAAATACGGAAGGAACTACGTATTGCAGATTCTGAACATGGAGAAATTCTGACTAGAATAAACTCTGATGAGACTGTTAAATGGATAAG GGAGCAAAGGAAAATGGCATCTCATTCTCATGCTCAGGCTTATAATAATGCTAATACTACTGGGTGTCCGTCTGCTCCAATTGGAAATTCAGTTATAAGATTGAAAGCTCCACCCTCCATTGCATCTTATCCTCGGAAGAACATACCGCACAGCCAAGATTCTCTGAGTTCTATTCAAATTCCTTCTTCAATGCCTCTGAGTAAAATAGGCCGCAATGTAACTGTG CTGAAGTATAATGACAATCTGACGACTGTGCAATTCGTCCATGGGAATGCTGAGCCACCCAAGGAAATGTTCAATTATGATGCTCAGTTATCGCCTATTGGAAGAGGGAGTGTGCCGAAAGGAAACTGTCAATTTGTCCATGGGAGTGTTGAGCCACCAAAGGAAATGTTCAACTATGATGCTCAGTTACCGCCGCCTGGTGGAAGAGAGAGTATGGCGAAAGGAAACTGTCAATTTGTACATGGGAATGCTGAGCCACCCAAGGAAAAGTTCAATTATGGTGTTCAGTTACCGCCTAGTGGAAGAGGGAGTGTGCCGAAAGGAAACTATCATAATAAGCAGCCCTTTCACCCATCCGAGCCTCCCATGTTAAACAACAAATCTGATGTAATTCGGCTTCGTCCAACACACAGGGTTATCCATGGG GTTGAGAATATGCTTTTCAACAGAGAGAATCCTGAACCAGTTGCCATCGAGAGAGCGAAACAGACTCTTCAT GAGCAAGAAAGAGATTTACTTGAAGCAATCGGTAAACTGGAGAATGTGTTAGAAG ATGATGACGAGGCACCGCAAAATCTTCAAAACGACTCAGGGAGGACAAGAAATGATGGTCCGTGCCGTGGTAATATCAGTTGA